The Bosea beijingensis genome contains the following window.
TCCAATCGTGGTCGTGGCGTGCGTAGCTCGACAATGTGGCTTGGCCAGCCTTCATTTCCGCACCTTCTCGACTTCCTGCTTGACCATTTCATAGAGCGGGCGCGGACCGAACTCGGTGAGAGGCTGGCCGTTGACGAAGAACGTCGGCGTTCGCGAGACTTCCAGCGTCTTCACGTCGGCAGCGTCTTTCTGGAGCGTCGCGTTGATGTCGGGCAGCGCCGCGTCGCGTTTCCCACGCTCGATATCGAGGCCGGCCTCTCCGGCGCGGGTCCAGGCCTTTTCGAGATCTGGCTTGTCGTGGTCCGCCCATTCGGGCTGGAATTCCAGAATCGCCTGGAGAACTGGTTCGAACTTGCCCTGCAGCCGCGCCGCCTCGAGAATTTTGACAGCCAGATCCGAGCCCTCGTGGAATGCCGCGTAGCGAACGACGAGGCGCACATCGTTGGGGAACAGGCCCAGAATCTGCTTCAGTGGCGGGTAGAAGGCGCGGCAGGCCTCGCAGGAAGGATCGAAGAACTCGACGATCGTGACAGGGGCGCCGGCCGGGCCGATGATCGGAGAATGATCTCGGACGAGCGCCTCCGATCGGGTTGCCGCAATGGTGCGAGCCCGCTTGGTTTGCTCCCTTTGATAGAAGGTGGTCGCACCGGAAAAGACGGCCAGCGCGCCGATGCCGGTAAGGATTACGAGAGCGCGACGGTTCATGACGAGGCCTTTGTTCTGGAAGCAATGAGCGCGAGCGTGATCGCCGCAAAGGCTGCGAACGAGAGGTAGGGCAAGGGCAGCATGCCGAAGATGGTCATTTCGGCACTGGCGCAGGACGGCCCCTGGCTGCAGGGCTGGATACTCGCCGGAACAAGGCCGGCGTAGAGCAGGCCGTGAAATCCCGCGATCAGCATGCCGATAACGGCGAGAGGGAGCGCGTAGCGCCATGCCCCGGTATCACTCCGGAAGCTTGCCACCGCCAAAACGACGGCTAGCGGAAACATGAATGCGCGTTGATGCCAGCACAGGTTACAGGGGGCCTGGCCAACGATCTCCCCAATGAAGAGCGCGCCCAAACTCGCCGCGACCGCAAGGATCCAGGCGATGAAGAGATAAATCCAGCGGTCATCGCCACTGGAGACCGTCGTGTTGTTTGCCATGGGTGAAGCAGTGCCTTTCATCCGATTTTTGCGAGAATTGGGAAGGTTTCGAGAAGCCAGAACGCCATTGTCGAGAGCTGGCCCGACATCATGGCGAGCCCCATCACGATCATCACGATCCCGGCCAGAACCTGCAGACCGCGGCCTGCGCCGCGCATGCGCCTCAGGTGAACCGTGATGCTGTCCGCGAACAGCGCGGTGATGAGGAATGGCAGTGCGAGGCCGAGCGAGTAGATGCTCAGCAACGCGATGCCGGTGGATGGGGTTGGTGAGGTCGCGCTGACGGTCAGGATCGCGCCGAGAACCGGCCCGATACAGGGCGTCCAGCCGAAGGCAAAGGCGAGCCCGAGGAGGTAGGCGCCCATCGGTCGGCCGCCGGCAATCGAGGGATTGAAGCGTAGCTCCCGTTCGAGCCAGGAAAGACGGAGCAGGCCCGATGTGAAGATGCCGAAGACGACAACGATAGCGCCGCCGACAATTCCAGCTTCATAGCGATAGCTGAGCAGGAGGCCGCTGAGGGCCGTCGCCGCTGCGCCCAGCATGACAAAGATGGTCGAGAAGCCGAGCGCGAACCATACACTCATGACGAGAGCGTTGATCCGCGAGTTGGCCGGCGTACGCGCGCCGACCGCGGCCGAGCCGCCGGCAATGTAGGAGACGTACCCGGGAACGAGCGGCAGCACGCACGGCGACAAGAAAGAGACCGCACCGGCCACGAGCGCCGCCAGG
Protein-coding sequences here:
- a CDS encoding disulfide bond formation protein B: MANNTTVSSGDDRWIYLFIAWILAVAASLGALFIGEIVGQAPCNLCWHQRAFMFPLAVVLAVASFRSDTGAWRYALPLAVIGMLIAGFHGLLYAGLVPASIQPCSQGPSCASAEMTIFGMLPLPYLSFAAFAAITLALIASRTKASS
- a CDS encoding cytochrome c biogenesis CcdA family protein, which produces MEIANISILAALVAGAVSFLSPCVLPLVPGYVSYIAGGSAAVGARTPANSRINALVMSVWFALGFSTIFVMLGAAATALSGLLLSYRYEAGIVGGAIVVVFGIFTSGLLRLSWLERELRFNPSIAGGRPMGAYLLGLAFAFGWTPCIGPVLGAILTVSATSPTPSTGIALLSIYSLGLALPFLITALFADSITVHLRRMRGAGRGLQVLAGIVMIVMGLAMMSGQLSTMAFWLLETFPILAKIG
- a CDS encoding DsbA family protein, coding for MNRRALVILTGIGALAVFSGATTFYQREQTKRARTIAATRSEALVRDHSPIIGPAGAPVTIVEFFDPSCEACRAFYPPLKQILGLFPNDVRLVVRYAAFHEGSDLAVKILEAARLQGKFEPVLQAILEFQPEWADHDKPDLEKAWTRAGEAGLDIERGKRDAALPDINATLQKDAADVKTLEVSRTPTFFVNGQPLTEFGPRPLYEMVKQEVEKVRK